One region of Tamandua tetradactyla isolate mTamTet1 chromosome 6, mTamTet1.pri, whole genome shotgun sequence genomic DNA includes:
- the LOC143686664 gene encoding olfactory receptor 3A2-like — protein sequence MEPQARTNRTTVTDFILVGLVETEELQSVVFVIFLFAYMVTVGGNLSILAAILVEPKLHTPMYFFLGNLSVLDAGCITVTVPSMLGRLLSHKHTISYNACISQLFFFHLLAGTDCFLLTAMAYDRFLAICRPLTYSTRMSQEVQRILVAMCWACALTNALAHTIALNTLKFCGSNEVNHFYCDLPQLFQLSCSSTKLNELLLFGMGFIMTGTPVVLIITSYIHVAAAVLQMRSVEGRKKAFSTCGSHLTVVFLYYGTGIFNYMRLGSEEASDKDKGVGVFNTVINPMLNPLIYSLRNPDVQSALCRVVRGRRSRR from the coding sequence ATGGAGCCACAAGCTAGGACCAACAGGACAACAGTGACTGACTTCATTCTTGTGGGATTAGTGGAAACAGAAGAGCTGCAATCTGTGGTCTTTGTCATCTTCCTCTTTGCCTACATGGTCACAGTTGGGGGCAACCTCAGCATCCTGGCCGCCATCTTGGTGGAACCCAAactccacacccccatgtacttctttctTGGGAATCTATCAGTACTGGATGCTGGGTGTATCACCGTCACAGTCCCTTCAATGTTAGGTCGACTCCTGTCCCACAAGCATACAATTTCCTATAATGCCTGCATCTCACAGCTCTTCTTCTTCCACCTTCTAGCAGGGACGGACTGCTTCCTGTTGACAGCCATGGCCTATGACCGATTCCTGGCCATCTGCCGACCCCTCACCTACAGCACCCGCATGAGCCAGGAAGTCCAGAGGATACTGGTGGCCATGTGCTGGGCTTGTGCCCTCACCAATGCACTGGCACACACTATTGCCCTAAATACCCTCAAGTTCTGTGGTTCCAATGAAGTCAATCATTTCTACTGTGACCTCCCACAGCTCTTCCAGCTCTCCTGCTCCAGCACCAAACTCAATGAGCTGCTGCTCTTTGGCATGGGTTTCATAATGACAGGCACCCCTGTGGTTCTCATCATCACCTCTTACATCCACGTAGCAGCTGCAGTTCTTCAAATGCGCTCCGTGGAGGGCAGGAAAAAGGCTTTTTCCACGTGTGGCTCCCACCTCACTGTCGTTTTCCTATACTATGGAACAGGTATCTTCAACTACATGCGTCTGGGTTCAGAGGAGGCTTCAGATAAAGATAAAGGTGTTGGGGTTTTCAATACTGTTATCAATCCCATGCTGAACCCACTTATCTACAGCCTCAGAAACCCTGATGTGCAGAGCGCCCTGTGCCGGGTTGTTAGAGGGAGACGGTCAAGGAGATGA